In the genome of Meles meles chromosome 2, mMelMel3.1 paternal haplotype, whole genome shotgun sequence, one region contains:
- the LOC123936870 gene encoding LOW QUALITY PROTEIN: DNA-directed RNA polymerases I, II, and III subunit RPABC4-like (The sequence of the model RefSeq protein was modified relative to this genomic sequence to represent the inferred CDS: inserted 2 bases in 1 codon; substituted 1 base at 1 genomic stop codon), protein MGLTVNTQNDVQSQKQQPVILICGKCHTEKEIKSRYPIKCRECEYRIXYKXKTKILVVSDTQ, encoded by the exons ATGG GACTAACAGTGAACACCCAGAACGATGTTCAATCCCAAAAGCAGCAACCAGTCATATTAATTTGTGGAAAATGtcatacagaaaaggaaataaaatccagGTATCCAATCAAGTGCAGAGAATGTGAATACAGAAT ATACAAGTAAAAGACTAAAATTTTGGTGGTTTCTGATACTCAATGA